The following DNA comes from Paenibacillus crassostreae.
AATCCAGATACACCAGAGGGTGCTGGACAGGTAGCAATATATCAACGTTCTGGTGAAAGCTATTCATTCGTCGGTTTCCAACAAGACTATATTGATATTGTCGTAGAGGATCTACTTCTCTACATTCAAGAAAAGGTACGATTCAGCACAAATATTATTCAACCGGGGTACAGCGAGGCTTTTGCTATTATGGGGGATAGTTATCTGAAACTTACAGGAAATTATAGTTTTTATGAAGGTACAGCCATTGTAACTGGAAGATTCAGTGGGTATGAAGATTTCTATATTGAGGATGAGTTAACATCTATACCTTTATTTGAAGTCGAGAGTATGGAATAGAACGAAACAACAAAAAGAGTGGGTCTCTGTATTGAAACAGAAACCCACTCTTTTTCATTCATTAAATACTTAAGACTATTTTACAACAACAACCACTTTCGTATTCTTACCACCATAACTTAACGTAATAGTTGCTTTTCCCTTACCTGTTGCTTTAACTTTGCCATCCTTAACAGTTGCAGCTAGAATCTTCGATGATTTCCAAAACCCTGCTTTAGATATATCAGCTTCAAGCCCATCCATGTAGGTAGCTGTTCCAATTAACGTAGCCTGCTCTCCAACTGACATATTTAGAATCACTTCATTGGTCTCTAGATATTTCAGTGTATCGACATCGACTGGGATCGATATTGATTTACCGGCATATTTAGCTGTAACTTTTGTTTTACCAGAAGACACAGCTGTTACTGTACCATCCTTAACAGTTGCTATTTTATAACTAGTTGTTTTCCATTCAGCCAAATCAGTAACATCCTTGGTAGATCCATCACTGAACGTAACCGTAATTTGAATTTGTGCTGTTGCAGATGCAATTGCGATAGTTTTCAATGATACCGATTGATGTGATGCTTCAATACTTGCGATAATATCTACTTCTACTGGAACAGTCACCTTTTGTCCGCCATATTCAGCTGTGATCGTAGCATTACCCTTTTTAATACCTTTTACGATACCATTTTTGACACTCGCTACAGCTGAATTACTCGACTTCCAAGTTACATCTGCACCTGTAAAGGTTTCTGGGTTACCAGATGCATCATTTGCAGTAAGTACAATTTCTTTGCTTTCACCTGAAGTCAATATAAGGAGGTCTGAAGCGGATACGAGTTCCTTCACTAACCCTACATTTACTACCATTGTATACTTAGTCTTCTCATACAACGCAGTAATCGTAGCCGTACCTGTTGCAACACCCTTGATTTGTCCCTTGTCAGTTATTTCAACAATTTTCTCATCACTGGTGCTCCATTCTGCTTCAGTTGTTAGATCAACATTAGCGCTGATACTAGGATCATATTCTGCAATAAGGGTGATGTTTTCTGTTACATCCTTCTTAATGTCAAGAGTTTTTGTACTCAATGCTATTGATGTAGGAATTTCTACACTAACCTTAGTTTCAACAGTTATTCCACCATAAGCAGCACTGATCGTCGCCTCGCCCTTTTTATAAGCATGAATCATACCTGTGTTTGACACGTACACTACAGATGCATCACTTGACTTCCATGTAGCTTTACTAGCCACATCAGTACTAGAAATTGCACCAGCATAATCAGCCATAAGCGTCAGTTGTTCGGATGTATTGAGTTTCATACCCACTTCTTCAACAAGATTAAGGTACCTCGGAACATCGACATCTACTTGAACGGTAACTGTCTCATCTCCATACTTCGCTGTAATCGTTGCCGAACCTGTTCCTTCAGCATAGACTACACCTTTATTAACATAAGCAACTGATTTATCACTAGTAGTCCATGTTGCCAGACTAGTAATATCAACTGGAACGGTTGGGCTATCAGGATATATAGCCTCCAATTTCAAAGCTAAATTTGAT
Coding sequences within:
- a CDS encoding Ig-like domain-containing protein, translating into MSIRFKRILAMSIVLIFFIANSGVTFAATKELTHLVLSKTELSMVVGDTVPITTTGVYTDLSSIDLTADTSWTSSDSSIASVYKGAVTAVGPGTVAITATYTDSAGNVIEPKTPKTVTVKVTKKVVALTTKNVQRLDLALGQSDTVNLFATFSDGLEENVSTTAEWTSGNTKVATVVEGYVQAHSAGTAVIKASYGGQSITLDVNVGVVKRLQVKNPKVSLLLTDALPDSELVELMATNLDGSESDVTLDATWTSSDPKVADMVTNKVTAYGIGTATLTANYGTQTATFEVEVDKTRKLVVSEQNVFLSLIDTSKSNLALKLEAIYPDSPTVPVDITSLATWTTSDKSVAYVNKGVVYAEGTGSATITAKYGDETVTVQVDVDVPRYLNLVEEVGMKLNTSEQLTLMADYAGAISSTDVASKATWKSSDASVVYVSNTGMIHAYKKGEATISAAYGGITVETKVSVEIPTSIALSTKTLDIKKDVTENITLIAEYDPSISANVDLTTEAEWSTSDEKIVEITDKGQIKGVATGTATITALYEKTKYTMVVNVGLVKELVSASDLLILTSGESKEIVLTANDASGNPETFTGADVTWKSSNSAVASVKNGIVKGIKKGNATITAEYGGQKVTVPVEVDIIASIEASHQSVSLKTIAIASATAQIQITVTFSDGSTKDVTDLAEWKTTSYKIATVKDGTVTAVSSGKTKVTAKYAGKSISIPVDVDTLKYLETNEVILNMSVGEQATLIGTATYMDGLEADISKAGFWKSSKILAATVKDGKVKATGKGKATITLSYGGKNTKVVVVVK